The following nucleotide sequence is from Oceaniferula flava.
GCGGAACCTCAGGCAAGGACATGCGCGATGACTTCACCTTCACCACATCGAACAAACAGCTCGCCTTCCTCCAGCACATCTATCGTGGACTCAAGCCTGGTGGACGCGCCGCAATCGTGCTACCGGACAACGTACTGTTTGAGGACGGAGTGGGTGCCCAGATCCGTGCCGACCTGATGGAGAAGTGTGATCTGCACACCATATTGCGCCTCCCCACGGGCATCTTCTACGCCCAGGGAGTCAAAACCAACGTGCTCTTCTTCACCAAAGGCACAGCCAAGGACAAACATCAGGAAGAAGGCTGCACTAAGCATGTCTGGTTCTATGACCTGCGCACCAATGCCCCCAGCTACGGCAAGCGCACCCCTTTCACCGCAAAGGAGCTTGAACCCTTTGAAAAAGCTTACGGCAAATCGCCACTCGGTACATCCAAGCGAATCGACGAGGGCGAAGAAGGAAAGTTCCGTAAATTCACCCGTGAGCAAATCAAGGAGCGCAACGAGAATCTTGATATTTCTTGGATACGTGATGGTAACACCACCGATTCTGCCGACCTGCCCCAGCCTGAAGTCATCGCTGACGATATTCTGAAAAACCTGAAAACAGCCCTAGCTGAAATCGAACAATTAAAGGAGGAAATGGCATGAGTGATTTACCGAAAGGGTGGATCGCGCCCACAATAGAAGAAATCGGAATAGCTAAAACCAAATCAGTTAATCCGGCTCTCACGCCAGCCAAACACTTTGAACTTTGGAGCGTCCCTTCTTTTCCGACTAACGAGCCCGAAATCATTACGGGAGGAGAGATCAAATCTAATAAAGCGTCTGTTCAACCTAACGATGTGCTGCTCTGCAAGATCAACCCAAGAATTAATCGTGTTTGGGTAGTCCGACCAACCAAAAAAGAGCTACCACAAATAGCATCGTCAGAATGGATTGTGGTAAGGAACGAGCAAATAGATTCTCATTATTTGAGATATGCTTTCATCGAAGACTCTTTCAGAATCAAGCTATGTTCAAATGTGTCGGGAGTTGGCGGATCATTGACCCGTGCTAGACCTCAAGATGTCAGAAGATACCGAATAAATATTGCTCCACCTGAAGAACAAAAGCGCATCGTCAAAAAGCTGGATACATGTCAGGGACATATCGACCGCTCGAAATCAGCCCTCGATGCCATCCCCCAACTCTTGGAAGACTACCGCGCCAGCCTCCTCGCCAAAGCCTTCAACGGCGAACTAACCGCCGACTGGCGAGCCCAACAAAAAGCCCAAGGCATCAAACACGAATCCGCCGAAGAACTCCTCCAGCGCCTCCGTCAAGAACGCCGCAAACAATGGGAAAAATCCGAACTCGCCAAATACCAAGCCAAAGGCAAAACTCCCCCAAAGAAATGGAAAAATAGGTTTAAGGAATCCATCTCTCCAGACTTCAAAAAGTCCCCTAACAAACTCCCTACAAACTGGCTTTGGACCTCGGTGTCAGACCAAACTTTGTGCTTAGATTCACAAAGAATCCCCATTAGTAAGAATGATAGAGTCACCGGCCCTTACCCATACTACGGTGCCAATGGTCAGGTAGATTTCGTTAGCAAATATTTGTTTGATGAACACCTAACACTCGTGACAGAAGATGAAACATTTTACGGACGAACTGCGCCGATCGCGTATAGCGTCGACCATAAGTGTTGGGTAAATAACCACGCGCATGTCTTGAGACCGCTGCCTCCGATATCGAACTCATATATCACCCATATGCTTATGCATTATGATGTGGAGCCTTGGTTATCAGGAACAACTGGGCGAGCCAAGCTAACCCAAGCAGCTTTGAACTGCCTCCCAATACCTTTAGCCCCCATCCCTGAACAAAAAGAGATAATTAGACTCCTTGAAATGGCCTTCAAGCGTATCAACGCAATCAAAGACCTACATGCCCAACTTAAGTCCCAACACTCTAAATTAACTCAGTCCATTCTCGCCAAAGCCTTCCGTGGTGAGCTAGTTCCGCAAACCTCGTAAAACAAGAAATGTGAAAATATTACGATTAGAACTCACCGAAACATATAAAGGGCTTGAAAATCAGATTTTTGACTTCCGGGATAGTGACTCAGACATTGTATCGTTAGTCGGGCTGAATGGTTCTGGAAAATCAAATTTCTTAGAGCTTACTGCTGAAATATTTTGCTATCTAGAGCGAGATCAGCGCTATGATTTTGAAACAAGGCAACCCCTAAGTTTCAGTTTTTCGGTTACATATAAAATAATAGATCATCGTCGGCATACTCAGACCTATCACATTCAGTATGTCCGCTCTGCAAACCACCTCTTCTATTCACACCTAAAGGACGGGACATTCATACCAACCTCATCGTCTGACGTGGTTCTTCCCAGTGCCATAATTGGTTACTCCTCTGGGATGAACGAAAACCTTCAACGCCCATTTCTGAAAAACATTGTACAACATTACGATATTTTAATGAAGAAACAAAAGGTTTTAAAGCAGTTTAAAACCGCTATCAACCAAGCTGATACATTTGAGTTAAGAGGCGAAATAAGTATTGATTATCGAGAGCGATTTCCCACGGTTTTTGGCGAAAACCGAGACTACACTGACGCCCCCATGGGCACCATTTTAGATTATGACAGCTCACCTCTAGTCGTAGCTTCTCTGGCGTTGTTACCGCATGCGGACATTCAGAAGTTCTGCAAAGAAATCGGTTACAGTGATCTAAAAAAAATATCATTTAGGTATAATCTACGAGGCAAGCCATACACCATTGATGAGTTGCGTGATATTACTTCACTCTTAGAAACGGTTGGGCACGGCCAATATAAAGCCATAGGCGCTCCTCTCAGCAACGATGAGATTGAAAAAATAGCCCCCGATGTAACTCTTGAACTACAGGATCTAGCCTACTTGGAAGGAGACATACACATTAATTTGTTTAATGATAGTCTGCGCTCTTCGCTATGTGAAATTTACTATCACGACCCCGCTACATTCTTCAGAAAACTGCACAAAATTCAACTGTTGGAAGTCAAAAATTGGCAAGCCAAAGATCGAAATTCACTGCGCCGCGACGATTTCATTGGCAATGTAAGAAAGCCTACTCGACTACGAATGCCACTTGAAGTTTCCGACCTAGTCTTCATCAACAACCATGGCCGTGAAGTTTCATATTTCGATTTGAGTGACGGCGAGACACAATTAATTCAAATACTAGCAGCACTAAGGGTATTCGATTCTAGGTCGTCCTTATTTCTCTTAGATGAACCGGACACACATCTAAACCCACACTGGAGGACAGAATTTCACACACACATCAAAAATGTGCGCGATAACAATGCAGAAGACTCAAAAGCAAGCCAGCTTTTCATATCCACACACTCTCCCTTCATCTTATCATCTCTCGATCGTAGCAGCGTCTTCCATTTCAAGAATGTAGATGGAGTGCTATCAGTCGCTCCAGCAGAAGATCAGACCTTCGGGTCATCCTTCGAATACCTCTCTAAACGCCTTTTTAAAATGGAGTCACTTATTGCAAAAACAGCGATCGATAAAATAAATGCAATATTACAGGAAAAGTCACATACCGAAGCTCGTGAATGGATCAAAGACCACGTTGGCCCATCACTCGAAAAAACGTTCTTATTGAAACAGCTCGAAGAAGATGCTCCTCCCAATTAATCCTCAAAACGCCACAGCTAAAATTTTCGAAACTTTAAACCTTGAGCTGCTACATTTTCTTGAAAAGAGCGTAGTCATTGATGTATTCTCGGATGCTCTATTTTCCGATCCCTTTGGGAAGCTTCTAATTCAAGCTAGTGAAGCAACTAAACTGAAATTCTTGGCTTTGCATAAGAAAATACACGCGGAATTACCAGCCACTTCTAGTCGCAGCACCTTCGTTTGCTCAATCATAGACAATCAAGACATCGAACGTTTTTTTCAGAATGCTGGAGAGGTGCCGCCTGACATCCCAGCTACTCTAACGAAAGAACTAGGTGATTTAACAGTGCACCTCTATTCCCAATCCTCCAGTCTCACAGGCGTTAAAACTTCTTGTGCTGAATCAATACACGATCATTACCATAAGTTCACTAGAATTAACAGTTTCACCTGTCCATGCTGCGGGGCATCTGAACTCATCCAGTTTAATGGGGATATTGACGAAACTAATAGGTGGAGAGGTCCCTATGATCATATACTCCCAAAAAGCAAGTATCCCCAGTATGCAGTGCATCCAAATAACCTTCTGCCAACCTGCACCTTCTGCAATACCTACGCCAAGGGCCAGAAAAACCCCGTAACAGAAGGCGACCCTGAAGTGCCCTGCCTAAGCCCATACCCTTTTGATCCTACTTCCTGCGTGCAAGATAGAGTCCGACTTGAATACCCCCCAGAGTTGCGAATCGTAAAACGTGTTCAGCTGTGTGACGACGAGACGCCAGAGTGCAAGACATGGAAACGTCTTTATAACACCACATCTAGAATCGAAGGTAAGTATAACGGTGAAATTCTAAATATCATCATCGGGGAAAACCCCTCACACAACGCGCAGCATCTTAAATCACAAATTCAAGCTAAGGCCTCACAAACTATAGCCCGAACCGCCCTAGGACCATGGAAAATCTG
It contains:
- a CDS encoding AAA family ATPase encodes the protein MKILRLELTETYKGLENQIFDFRDSDSDIVSLVGLNGSGKSNFLELTAEIFCYLERDQRYDFETRQPLSFSFSVTYKIIDHRRHTQTYHIQYVRSANHLFYSHLKDGTFIPTSSSDVVLPSAIIGYSSGMNENLQRPFLKNIVQHYDILMKKQKVLKQFKTAINQADTFELRGEISIDYRERFPTVFGENRDYTDAPMGTILDYDSSPLVVASLALLPHADIQKFCKEIGYSDLKKISFRYNLRGKPYTIDELRDITSLLETVGHGQYKAIGAPLSNDEIEKIAPDVTLELQDLAYLEGDIHINLFNDSLRSSLCEIYYHDPATFFRKLHKIQLLEVKNWQAKDRNSLRRDDFIGNVRKPTRLRMPLEVSDLVFINNHGREVSYFDLSDGETQLIQILAALRVFDSRSSLFLLDEPDTHLNPHWRTEFHTHIKNVRDNNAEDSKASQLFISTHSPFILSSLDRSSVFHFKNVDGVLSVAPAEDQTFGSSFEYLSKRLFKMESLIAKTAIDKINAILQEKSHTEAREWIKDHVGPSLEKTFLLKQLEEDAPPN
- a CDS encoding restriction endonuclease subunit S, coding for MSDLPKGWIAPTIEEIGIAKTKSVNPALTPAKHFELWSVPSFPTNEPEIITGGEIKSNKASVQPNDVLLCKINPRINRVWVVRPTKKELPQIASSEWIVVRNEQIDSHYLRYAFIEDSFRIKLCSNVSGVGGSLTRARPQDVRRYRINIAPPEEQKRIVKKLDTCQGHIDRSKSALDAIPQLLEDYRASLLAKAFNGELTADWRAQQKAQGIKHESAEELLQRLRQERRKQWEKSELAKYQAKGKTPPKKWKNRFKESISPDFKKSPNKLPTNWLWTSVSDQTLCLDSQRIPISKNDRVTGPYPYYGANGQVDFVSKYLFDEHLTLVTEDETFYGRTAPIAYSVDHKCWVNNHAHVLRPLPPISNSYITHMLMHYDVEPWLSGTTGRAKLTQAALNCLPIPLAPIPEQKEIIRLLEMAFKRINAIKDLHAQLKSQHSKLTQSILAKAFRGELVPQTS